The Bradyrhizobium sp. B097 genome contains the following window.
CACGTATGCTGCTCCCCACAGATCCCAAGTGTATGCTTTATTGAGATAGCGCCGAAACGCCACCTCGAAGGATTTGATTTGATCGGCAGTTAGCCCGCGCAACTCCGAGCGCAGGGCATCTAGGTGAGCGGCCGGATTATCGTCGAATCGCGCAGCGCGCTCCATAATCTCCCAGAACTGATCGGCCAGCATCCCGGATGCAGTCATATGTTCCACCTGTGGCTGCTTTTCACGTTGGTTGCACCCGCTTATACGACCCAGCCCCCAAAGTCTGCAACGGGTCCATAAGCAACCATTGGCCGCGATCCCTCTTTTCTCAACCTGATCGGCATGTCGTTGTGGGTTCGAATGCTGCTTTGCGCGACCGGACTTTGAGTTCTATGGCTTTCCGGGCAGTTTCCCATGGCACCGCAAGCGTGCCCGTCATCCGATCAATTGTAACTTTGCCGTCGAACTGAATATCGCGCGTTATACCTTGATCCCATTCAATCGAAACTGAAAATGATAATTGGCCGGACCCTCGATCGTAGTTAGTGACTTTAGCGGCGACGGGCTGCTTCAGTGCGCCTTCAGACCAACTCAGCCTGATCACCGGGAAAGGCTTACCGTCCGAGACGATGACAATATAGCCGCCGATATCCCCGCTCTCTCGTTCCACGCAACTGTCAGTGTAATAGACGGTCTTGTCTGCAAATGCAGGCGAACAAACCGCTCCGATAACAACCATTGCAGCGGCTGTAAACCAGCACACGTCGCGCTTGCATCGTCTGGTTACCACGGTCGATCTCCTTAAATGTCGAGCTACACGGACCGGGCTTCTGTCGGAGGCCATAGCGATGTGGATGCATCGAATGACTCGGCTGGGTCATTTTCGACGGACTGGTCAGCGATTGTCAGCAGGTTGATGTCCGCTTCTGTCCGTAAGCGCCGAACGGGAGCCGAACGCGAAGTGTCCTGGTTGCCCGGACTCCCGTGATTCACATCCCCAAACTGGGGTTCGCGCAGAACGCGTCAGCCCTTCTTGCGCGCCTTTGCCGGCACTTCCTTGGCATAGATATCCGGCTTGAAGCCGACGACGCGCTTCGGCCCGAGATCGAGCACCGGGCGCTTGATCATCGACGGCTGCTCGGCCATCAGCGCCAGCGCCTTGCGCTCGTTCAACCCTTCCTTGTCGGCATCGGGCAGTTTCTTGAAGGTGGTGCCGGCGCGATTGAGCAGCGTTTCCCAGCCGATCTCGTCGCTCCACTGCTTGAGCTTGTCCTTGGCGATGCCGGCGGTCTTGTAGTCGTGGAAGTCGTAGCCGACGCCGTGATCGTCGAGCCAGGCGCGCGCCTTCTTCATGGTGTCGCAGTTCTTGATGCCGTAGATGGTGATGGTCAAAGCCGTTCCCCGCATGCGATTGCTACGGAGAAACTAGCCTCACTGCAACGGCAGCGCCAGATCAGACCGCGCCGCGAGGATGTGAAGAAGGCGTAGTGCTCATACTCGGTGTCGTCCCCCGGCTCGACCGGGGGACCCAGTACGCCGCGGCGTCTCCGTGATCGGTGCATGGCGCTCGCCAGAAACACCGCCGTCGTCCTGGCGAAAGCCAGGACCCATAACCATCGCAGTTGATTGTGAATGGGATCGCGGCCCCAGCGTCGCGCAATGACTGAGATTTGGGGTAATGGGTCCTGGCTTTCGCCGGGACGACGATGAGGGTGGTAGATCGCACTCAATGCGCATAGTGCGTGAAGACGAAATCGTGATCGCTGGCATGAGCCTCGTGACAGGCGAAACACGTCTCGTGCTGGGCGGCATCGACCGGCTTGCCGTCGATGAAGCGGCCAAAGCCCCAGCCGCCGGTCGAGGCATATTTGGCGGAGTCCTTGACCATGACCTGGACGGTGGTCGCCTGCCCCGTGATGAAGGCGCCATCGAGGCCCGCAACCGGCTTGCGCTTCCAGGCGAGCTTCACCAGCACGGTGCCGTCGGGGAAACGCGCGGCGCCGTCCTGATAGGCCTTCACGGCGGTCGCGTTGCCTAGCACGCTGCGCAGTTCGTCGAGCCCGGTCTCCTCGCCGACCGCGATCAGCTTCCAGTCGCGATAGCCGTCCGGAATTTTCACGCCGAAGATCGGCGATGCCGGCGCCGCGTCATCGGCGTGCCCGACGGCAAACGGCAATGACGCACTGATGCAGGCTGCCGCGATCGCGGCAGCTGCCCATTTCACACCCTGTCTCATGATCCCTGTCCGCGCTCTCGATTCTTGTTTGACGCGTTTTCTTCACGCGAACCGGTATCCACTTCGCTCGAAAACGCTCTAGACCTTGCTGACGTCGATGATGGCCTGGGTGAAGGCCTGCGGCGCTTCCTGCGGCAGATTATGACCGATGCCGCCGGTCAGGGTCCGATGCTCGTAATGCCCGGAGAACTTCTTGGCATAGGCCGCGGGCTCCGGATGCGGCGCGCCGTTGGCATCGCCCTCCATCGTGATGGTCGGGATCGCGATCACGGGCGCCTGGGCCAGCGTCTTCTCGAACGCGTCGTACTTCGCCTCGCCTTCGGCGAGACCGAGCCGCCAGCGATAGTTGTGGATCACGATATCGACATGGTCGGGATTCTCGAACGCAACAGCGCTGCGGTCATAGGTGGCGTCGTCGAACTTCCACTGCGGCGAGGCGAGCTGCCAGATCAGCTTGTTAAAATCGTGCCGGTTCTTGGCATAGCCCTCGCGGCCGCGCTCGGTGGCGAAATAGAACTGGTACCACCATTGCAGCTCGGCCTTCGGCGGCAGCGGCATCTTGCCGGCCGCCTGGCTGCCGATCAGATAGCCGCTGACCGACACCATGGCCTTGCAGCGCTCGGGCCAGAGCACCGCCATGATGTTGGCGGTGCGCGCGCCCCAATCATAGCCGCCGAGCACAGCCTTCTCGATCTTCAAGGCGTCCATCAAGGCGATGATGTCGGCCGCGACCGCGACCGGCTGGCCGCTGCGCATCGTATCGCTGGAGAGGAAACGCGTCGTGCCGTAGCCGCGCAGATGCGGCACGATCACGCGATAG
Protein-coding sequences here:
- a CDS encoding ArsC family reductase, producing the protein MTITIYGIKNCDTMKKARAWLDDHGVGYDFHDYKTAGIAKDKLKQWSDEIGWETLLNRAGTTFKKLPDADKEGLNERKALALMAEQPSMIKRPVLDLGPKRVVGFKPDIYAKEVPAKARKKG
- a CDS encoding cytochrome P460 family protein; the encoded protein is MRQGVKWAAAAIAAACISASLPFAVGHADDAAPASPIFGVKIPDGYRDWKLIAVGEETGLDELRSVLGNATAVKAYQDGAARFPDGTVLVKLAWKRKPVAGLDGAFITGQATTVQVMVKDSAKYASTGGWGFGRFIDGKPVDAAQHETCFACHEAHASDHDFVFTHYAH
- a CDS encoding alpha/beta hydrolase, which encodes MSQSINQQRRRFLGIAGGILAVSRLGFIGSAEAQSKPALSAVKAGSHTTIGPVKQINAGVLDTGYVEMGPASGPAVILLHGWPYDIHSYADVVPTLAEAGYRVIVPHLRGYGTTRFLSSDTMRSGQPVAVAADIIALMDALKIEKAVLGGYDWGARTANIMAVLWPERCKAMVSVSGYLIGSQAAGKMPLPPKAELQWWYQFYFATERGREGYAKNRHDFNKLIWQLASPQWKFDDATYDRSAVAFENPDHVDIVIHNYRWRLGLAEGEAKYDAFEKTLAQAPVIAIPTITMEGDANGAPHPEPAAYAKKFSGHYEHRTLTGGIGHNLPQEAPQAFTQAIIDVSKV